The genome window GCTCATCGTCTTCGCCGTCGTCGAACCCGCGCTGCGCGATCGTCCGAAGGAACTGCTGGACTCGCTGCAGCAGGCCCTCCGCAGCGACCTGAATCCGCTGTTCAAGATTCACGATCTCGTCTGTCTGGATGTGCTGCCGCGGACCGCTTCGAACAAGCTCCTGCGTCGGACGTTGCGCGACGGGTATGTTCCCCGCGACCCCGCTTCTTCCACCTCGTCCTCTATCGAGGCGTCTCGCTCATGACGATTGCTCGAACGATCCTGATCACCGGCGCCGGCGGCGGCCTGGGCCGCGGCATGGCGCTGTACCTCGCCCGGCAGGGGCACACGATCGTCGCGACCGACCTGCGGAAGGAGGCGACGGACGACGTCGTCTCGCAGATCCGTGGGCACGGGGGGAAGGCTGACGGGTATGCGCTCAACGTCACCTCCTCCGACAGCATTCGGCAGCTGGTCGTGGATCTGGGCGATCAGCCGGTCGATGTCGTCGTCAACAATGCCGGGCTGCAGCATGTGGCGGGGGTTGAGGAGTTTCCGGAAGAGAAGTGGGATCTGCTGATCGATGTCCTGCTCACCGGTCCGTTCCTGCTCACGCGGGCGCTGCTTCCCGGCATGCGGGCTCGCGGGTTCGGGCGGGTGGTTCATATCGGGTCGATTCATTCGCTGATCGCGTCCCCTTTCAAGTCGGCCTATACGGCGGCGAAGCATGCGCTGCTGGGACTATCGAAGGTCCTGGCGCTGGAGACGGCCGGGCACGACATCACGAGCAACACGATCTGTCCGGCTTATGTGCGGACTCCTCTGGTCGAGGCGCAGATTGCGGCCCAGGCGAAGACGCGTGGGATTCCGGAGGAGGAGGTGATTCAGAAAATCATGCTCGCGCCGATGCCGAAGCACACGTTCATCACGGTGGAGGAGATTGCGGCGGCGGTGGAGTACCTGATCAGTCCGCTGGCGAGGAACGTCACCGGTCAGACGATCACGATCGACGGCGGCTGGACGGCGCAATAGAGCGCACTTGCCGGCACGACTCTCATAGCTCAAACCCGATGTGCGACGGCCGCTGGGGACAAGGGGGTCTCACCCCCTTGCCGCCGGAGGCGCTTCCATGAGGAACCGTGGTAAGCAACGGACGTCCGCTTTGTGGAGCCGACGGTGAGTCCTCAACGCTCGCTATGCAATCGCCGCGGGTTGGTGAGGGGGCATACGGCACGTTGTCCGCGTTTGGACACACCCTCCTTTAGACATCTCTCGACGGCCAGGCCTCCGGCGGGCAAAGGGCATTCTGCCCCCTGCACCCCCTGACCAGGGTGCCCCTGGACCCGGTGATTTCCAGTGGGGTGGCGGTGTTCTTGCTCAACAGTCATTGCGTCACAGACCGCCGACAACGATCCTTCTCCCCTGCCGCACGGAGACGGCCACAACACCGCGATGAACGCCGATAAGGAACCAATAATGACCAACGTGCTGGCCGGAGTGGACCTGGGTGGAACCAGCGTCAAAATCGCCCTCGCCCATCGCGAAGGGAGCTTCCTCACCGAAGGCTCCATCCCCACCGAATCCCACCGCGGCCCCGAACGGACCATCGAACGCATCGGCGACCACCTCCAGCAACTGGCCGAAAAACACCAGGTCAAAATCGCCGGCATCGGCGTCGGCGTCCCCGGCCTCGTCGACATCCACAAAGGGATCACCCGCTTCCTCCCCAACCTCGAATCCCACTGGCGGAACATCCCCGTCGCCGACCTGCTCACCACCCGCATGGGCTGCCCCGTCCGGATCCTCAACGACGTCCGCACCGCCACCCTGGCGGAGCTGAAGTTCGGCCACGGCAAAGGGGCGCAGGACATCTCCATGGTCTTCATGGCCCTCGGCACCGGAATCGGCGGCGGAGTCGTGATCGACGGTCAGCTCCGCCTTGGCACCCTGGGAGCGGCCGGCGAGATCGGCCACCAGACGATGCTCCCGGACGGCCCGCAGTGCGGCTGCGGCAACCACGGCTGCCTCGAAGTCCTGGCCAGCGGCCCCTCGATCTCGGCCGAAGGGGTGCGGCTGATGCGGATCGGCCGGGCTCCGACGCTTTACGATCTCGTTGAAGGGGACTCCGACCGGGTCAACACCAAGACGATGGCCCAGGCGGCCGAGAAGGACCCCAGCATCCACGAGGCCATCCTGCGGGCGGCAAAGTACGTCGGGATCGCGGTGGCCAATATCGTGATGGTGCTCCATCCCGAACTGATCGTGCTGGGAGGGGGCGTGGCCGAGATGGGGGCCTTGCTGGTCGATAATGTCCGGTCCGAGATGGAGCGGCGGATTGTCGGTGTGATCCCGCTGGAGACGATCCGTGTTGAGCGATCGCAGCTTGGCGATAAGGCCGGCGTGACGGGGGCAGTGGTTCTGGCAGGATTGGCCGCAGACTCAACCAGTCTGGGAACCTAAGCACCGGGGTCCAGGGGGTCACCCCTGGTGGGGAGTGCAGAGGGGCAACGCCCCTTTGCCCGCCGGAGGCCTGGCCGTCGGGAGATGTCTGAACGAGGGTGTGTCCAAACGCGGACACCGTGCCGGATGCCCCTATATCAACCCGCGGGGAGTCCAGAGCGAGCGGGGAGTCCTCAACGCCGGTCCCACAAAGAGGACGTCCGTTGTGTCTCACGGTTCCTCATGGAAGCGCCTCCGGCGGCAAGGGGTTGCCCCCTTGACCCCGGCTGCCGTAGCACGTTGGGTTTGAGCTATCGAGTCGTGCCGGCAAGGACACGAGTTACCGGATCTTGATCTGCTCGACACTCCGCTGCCCGTCCGAAACATCGAGCAGAATCGATAGGGTCTGCCCCGCCTGGATGTTCAGGCTGTGCTGCCGGACCTCCTTCCCTCCGCGGCGAACCACGACCTCGTGCCGCCCCGGCGGAAGCGCAAGGCTCACCGACCGCTGCACGGCATGCGGCGCACTGTCGACCAGCAGCTCGACCCCCTGCAGATCCCCCTGCAGGTCGAGACGGACCTGCCCCGTCGTCGGAGCGGCCGGCGTCTCGCTCGCGGCCGCCTGGGGCCGGGCCGCCCCCGGGCCGGGCGACCGCAGGACGCTGCTGATGACAAAACTCAGGATCGCCACGGCGGTCAACGCCGCGGCGGACGAGTACAGCACGGCCGGCGAGGGCCACCGCGATGGGGCGGCGACGACGGCCCGCTTCTTCTTTCTCGTCGGGACCTCCATGAACGTCGGCAGCGAATCCGACTTGGGACGAGGTCCCTCGTCCACCTCCTCGGCCGCTCCGGAATCGACTCCCAAGTCCGCGTTGCCGGAAACCGGGGGCCCCGACTCGGACGAACGGCTCGGCTCCTTCCGCTTCCGCTGAACCTGCGTGACTTCCACCTGCGTCGCCAGCTCCTCCAGCTGCGGATCGGGTGCGCTCCGCTTCCCGGCCGTGACCACCACCCCCGCCTCCTTTCGGTCGAGCTTTCCGCGGAGCGCCGTGATCGCCGCCACGACCTCCGACATCGACCCCAGCCGCTGCTCCGGATCCTTGACCATCATCCGGTCGAGCAGCTCCTGAACGGGGGGCGGGACCGTGACGCCGGCCGCCTCGAACTTCGGAACGGGCGCGGTCGTATGCTGCAGGATGATCTCGATCGGGTTCGCGCCGCTGTAGGGGCGGGTTCCGGTGATGAGATAGAAGAGCGTGCAGCCCAGGCTGTAGATGTCGGCCCGGCCGTCGAGATCCCGCCGCCCGCGGGCCTGCTCGGGAGCGATGTAGTCCACCGTCCCCATCACGATCCCGGTGCGGGTCAGGTCGGTGTTCTGGACCGCCGAGGAGGTCGGGGCGCTCAGGAGCGCGAGGCCCAGGTCCAGCACCTTCACCATCCCCTTGTCGCTGATGAGGATGTTCGACGGCTTGACGTCCCGGTGGACGATCCCCGAGGTGTGGGCGTAATCGAGCCCCAGGGCCGCCTGCCCGAGGATCTTGAGGGCCACCTGCGGCTTGAGCGGGCCGCGGTCCTTGATGAGCTGGCTGCAGTTGACCCCCCGGACCAGCTCCATCGCCAGGTACATCTTCCCCCCTTCGTCCCCGGCGTCGAACGCCTTGACGATGTTGGGGTGGTCGAGCTGGGCGATGATCCGCACCTCCCGCCAGAACCGCTGGATGGCGATCGGATCCTTCTCGATGTCCGGCGAGATGACCTTGAGCGCCACCAGCCGG of Planctomyces sp. SH-PL14 contains these proteins:
- a CDS encoding 3-hydroxybutyrate dehydrogenase — translated: MTIARTILITGAGGGLGRGMALYLARQGHTIVATDLRKEATDDVVSQIRGHGGKADGYALNVTSSDSIRQLVVDLGDQPVDVVVNNAGLQHVAGVEEFPEEKWDLLIDVLLTGPFLLTRALLPGMRARGFGRVVHIGSIHSLIASPFKSAYTAAKHALLGLSKVLALETAGHDITSNTICPAYVRTPLVEAQIAAQAKTRGIPEEEVIQKIMLAPMPKHTFITVEEIAAAVEYLISPLARNVTGQTITIDGGWTAQ
- a CDS encoding ROK family protein, with the protein product MTNVLAGVDLGGTSVKIALAHREGSFLTEGSIPTESHRGPERTIERIGDHLQQLAEKHQVKIAGIGVGVPGLVDIHKGITRFLPNLESHWRNIPVADLLTTRMGCPVRILNDVRTATLAELKFGHGKGAQDISMVFMALGTGIGGGVVIDGQLRLGTLGAAGEIGHQTMLPDGPQCGCGNHGCLEVLASGPSISAEGVRLMRIGRAPTLYDLVEGDSDRVNTKTMAQAAEKDPSIHEAILRAAKYVGIAVANIVMVLHPELIVLGGGVAEMGALLVDNVRSEMERRIVGVIPLETIRVERSQLGDKAGVTGAVVLAGLAADSTSLGT
- a CDS encoding serine/threonine protein kinase, which produces MSSRVSSLGATLVERGFLAQPVLEAALQKASAQEVSPFLQGLVREGHLTHFQEKAIERQQIDSLCFGPYLILDILGRGGMSVIFRARHRHMDRLVALKVISPDIEKDPIAIQRFWREVRIIAQLDHPNIVKAFDAGDEGGKMYLAMELVRGVNCSQLIKDRGPLKPQVALKILGQAALGLDYAHTSGIVHRDVKPSNILISDKGMVKVLDLGLALLSAPTSSAVQNTDLTRTGIVMGTVDYIAPEQARGRRDLDGRADIYSLGCTLFYLITGTRPYSGANPIEIILQHTTAPVPKFEAAGVTVPPPVQELLDRMMVKDPEQRLGSMSEVVAAITALRGKLDRKEAGVVVTAGKRSAPDPQLEELATQVEVTQVQRKRKEPSRSSESGPPVSGNADLGVDSGAAEEVDEGPRPKSDSLPTFMEVPTRKKKRAVVAAPSRWPSPAVLYSSAAALTAVAILSFVISSVLRSPGPGAARPQAAASETPAAPTTGQVRLDLQGDLQGVELLVDSAPHAVQRSVSLALPPGRHEVVVRRGGKEVRQHSLNIQAGQTLSILLDVSDGQRSVEQIKIR